In Methylocystis echinoides, one genomic interval encodes:
- a CDS encoding c-type cytochrome produces the protein MRRSSTGALCVVSFAALALALSAGPSAAAPSAAACPGGDAGLTLPRGFCATIFADRLGHARHMAVAPNGVVYVNSWSGRYYGRSRPPAGGFLVALRDGDGDGRAEIVKRFGETPVGGGSGGTGVALYDGGLYAEEGDRIVRYSLPQGEIAPSGKPETVVSGLPLTGDHPMHPFAIDARGNLYLDSASATNSCQAQNRMRESPGLVPCRELETRAGVWRYDAKKRDQKFSPNERFATGIRNGEGIAVDGDRIFVTQHGRDQLSENWPKLYRPEQGPELPAEELLELKQGADYGWPECYYDGAQQKRVLAPEYGGDGGKAVGICAEKQGPLAAFPAHWAPNALALYRGGQFPSAYDGGLFIAFHGSWNRAPAPQAGYNVVFQPMADGKPTGDYVVFADGFAGSHKDPGGAAHRPSGVAVGPDGALYVSDDVVGRIWRITFHGDVATTGVEAAPAAPAQTAGREAGPPEGTNPQAGHMEGRKLPTPAGASDADVAQGERIFNGHAAGGTCSGCHGDNGKGSPLGPDLTRGKWLWGDGSLASIRNVIAKGVSQPREFRSPMPPRGGADLNDADVAAVAAYVWAISRPPGG, from the coding sequence ATGCGGCGAAGCTCAACAGGCGCCTTGTGCGTCGTCTCGTTTGCGGCCCTGGCGCTGGCGCTGTCCGCGGGGCCGTCAGCAGCCGCGCCGAGCGCCGCCGCCTGCCCGGGAGGCGACGCCGGGCTGACCCTGCCGCGCGGCTTTTGCGCCACGATCTTCGCCGACCGCCTCGGACACGCGCGGCACATGGCGGTCGCCCCGAACGGCGTCGTTTACGTCAATAGCTGGAGCGGACGCTACTACGGGCGCTCCCGACCCCCGGCGGGCGGCTTCCTTGTCGCCTTGCGCGACGGCGACGGCGACGGCCGCGCGGAGATCGTCAAACGCTTCGGCGAGACGCCCGTCGGCGGCGGCTCCGGCGGCACGGGCGTCGCCCTTTACGACGGCGGACTTTACGCGGAAGAAGGCGACAGGATCGTGCGCTACAGCCTTCCGCAAGGCGAGATCGCGCCGTCGGGAAAGCCGGAGACAGTCGTCTCCGGTCTGCCGCTCACCGGCGATCATCCCATGCATCCCTTCGCCATCGACGCGCGGGGCAATCTCTATCTCGATTCCGCTTCGGCGACGAATTCCTGCCAGGCGCAAAATCGCATGCGCGAATCCCCGGGCCTCGTCCCCTGCCGGGAGCTCGAAACGCGCGCCGGCGTCTGGCGCTATGACGCAAAGAAGCGAGACCAGAAGTTTTCGCCCAACGAGCGGTTTGCAACGGGCATTCGCAATGGCGAGGGCATCGCCGTCGACGGCGACCGCATCTTCGTCACGCAGCATGGCCGCGATCAATTGTCCGAAAACTGGCCGAAACTCTACAGGCCCGAGCAGGGCCCGGAATTGCCTGCCGAAGAATTGCTCGAGCTGAAACAAGGCGCCGATTACGGCTGGCCCGAATGCTATTACGACGGCGCGCAGCAAAAGCGCGTACTGGCGCCGGAATATGGCGGCGATGGCGGCAAAGCCGTTGGAATCTGCGCCGAGAAGCAGGGCCCGCTCGCCGCCTTCCCGGCCCATTGGGCGCCCAACGCTCTCGCCCTCTACCGTGGCGGACAGTTTCCAAGCGCTTATGACGGGGGACTCTTCATCGCCTTTCACGGCTCGTGGAACCGCGCGCCGGCCCCGCAGGCCGGCTATAATGTCGTGTTCCAGCCGATGGCCGATGGCAAACCGACGGGCGACTACGTGGTTTTCGCCGACGGTTTCGCCGGTTCGCACAAAGATCCGGGCGGCGCCGCGCATCGTCCCTCCGGCGTCGCCGTCGGGCCGGATGGCGCGCTCTATGTTTCGGACGACGTCGTCGGACGCATCTGGCGCATCACCTTCCATGGCGACGTCGCGACGACCGGGGTGGAAGCGGCGCCAGCGGCGCCGGCGCAAACCGCCGGACGCGAAGCCGGGCCGCCGGAGGGAACAAATCCGCAGGCCGGACACATGGAAGGACGCAAGCTGCCGACGCCGGCCGGCGCGAGCGACGCCGACGTCGCGCAAGGCGAGCGCATCTTCAACGGCCATGCGGCTGGCGGAACCTGCTCGGGCTGCCACGGCGACAATGGCAAGGGCTCCCCGCTCGGTCCCGATCTCACGCGCGGCAAATGGCTATGGGGCGACGGCAGCCTCGCCTCGATCCGCAACGTGATCGCCAAAGGCGTGAGCCAACCCAGGGAATTCAGAAGCCCCATGCCGCCCAGGGGCGGCGCCGACCTGAACGACGCCGACGTCGCCGCCGTCGCCGCTTATGTCTGGGCGATCAGCCGGCCGCCGGGAGGCTGA
- a CDS encoding AI-2E family transporter, which translates to MEAEAASRRQIEPMSWRQTVASAIVGALLLAAGVYVLSGYLHALLWALVFAVALWPLYWRFRRRAHVSAEAAAFLCTALVGVVILAPVATLTVDALVEMRQLIDYARAAGDAGLPVPQQLARLPYAGPWVAQWWAAHLSHAGWATELLHELNTASAREVGAGLGANAIRRAMLFIVCLLTLFFLFRSGESVISQSRVASRKLFGARGERLAGQVIVSVRGTLNGLVLVALGEGLIMTASYVLTRTPHPILLGALTAFAAMIPFAAAIAIGVAALVAAVSVGAAQAAMIAITGAIVVFVADHFVRPALIGGETKIPFLWVLLGILGGVECFQLLGLFLGPAIMAALASLWRDLAAPPASEKIGA; encoded by the coding sequence ATGGAAGCAGAAGCGGCGTCGAGGCGCCAGATCGAACCCATGTCGTGGCGGCAGACTGTCGCTTCCGCCATCGTTGGCGCCCTGCTGCTCGCCGCCGGCGTTTATGTCCTTTCCGGCTATCTTCACGCGCTGCTTTGGGCGCTCGTCTTCGCGGTGGCGCTGTGGCCGCTCTATTGGCGCTTCCGGCGCCGCGCGCATGTCTCCGCCGAAGCGGCGGCTTTCCTGTGTACGGCGCTCGTCGGCGTCGTCATTCTTGCGCCGGTCGCGACGCTGACGGTCGACGCGCTCGTCGAAATGCGTCAGCTCATCGATTATGCCCGAGCGGCGGGAGACGCCGGGCTCCCCGTTCCCCAACAGCTCGCGCGCCTTCCCTATGCCGGCCCCTGGGTCGCTCAATGGTGGGCGGCGCATCTCTCCCACGCCGGCTGGGCGACCGAGCTTCTCCATGAGCTGAACACGGCCTCGGCGCGCGAAGTCGGGGCTGGCCTCGGCGCCAACGCCATTCGCCGCGCCATGCTGTTCATCGTCTGCCTGCTGACGCTGTTCTTTCTTTTCCGCTCTGGAGAGAGCGTCATCAGCCAATCGCGCGTGGCCTCGCGCAAGCTCTTCGGCGCGCGCGGCGAACGCCTCGCGGGGCAGGTCATCGTTTCGGTGCGCGGCACGCTGAACGGGCTGGTGCTCGTCGCGCTCGGGGAAGGCCTGATCATGACGGCAAGCTATGTCCTCACGCGGACGCCGCACCCGATCCTGCTCGGCGCGCTCACCGCCTTCGCCGCCATGATCCCCTTCGCCGCAGCGATCGCCATCGGCGTCGCGGCGCTCGTCGCCGCCGTGAGCGTCGGCGCGGCGCAGGCGGCCATGATCGCGATCACGGGCGCGATCGTCGTCTTCGTCGCCGACCATTTCGTTCGCCCGGCGCTGATCGGCGGCGAGACGAAAATCCCCTTTCTTTGGGTTCTGCTCGGCATTCTGGGCGGCGTGGAATGTTTCCAGCTGCTGGGGCTTTTCCTCGGACCGGCCATCATGGCGGCGCTGGCGTCGCTGTGGCGCGACCTCGCCGCCCCGCCCGCCTCGGAGAAAATAGGCGCGTGA